A part of Jaculus jaculus isolate mJacJac1 chromosome 17, mJacJac1.mat.Y.cur, whole genome shotgun sequence genomic DNA contains:
- the LOC101603115 gene encoding cytochrome c oxidase subunit 6C-like, with protein sequence MASCALAKPQMRGLLARRLRFHIVGAFFVAVGVACACKFGVAEQRKEAYADFYRNDDSMKDFEEMRRAGIFQSTK encoded by the coding sequence ATGGCTTCCTGTGCTTTGGCAAAACCTCAGATGCGAGGTCTTCTGGCCAGGCGTCTGCGGTTTCATATCGTTGGAGCATTCTTTGTCGCCGTGGGAGTTGCATGTGCCTGTAAGTTTGGTGTGGCTGAACAAAGAAAGGAAGCATATGCAGATTTCTACAGGAATGATGATTCCATGAAAGATTTTGAGGAGATGAGGAGAGCTGGTATCTTCCAGAGTACAAAATGA